TATCAGCCCCGCTGCACGATCCGCTTCATAGCTTTCAGCGCGGAAGAGGGTAATGGATGGGGTTCTGAGGAATATTGCGATTACGCGCTCAGCGAAAACCATGACATCCGGATTAGTGTGAATCTGGATATGATCGCCTCCAATCAGCCGGTCACCAACGAATTCCGCGTGGTTCCTTTCACGGGTTCGCCCCTACATTGCAAGGAGGCTATCGCATTCTCCGAGCCATATACAAGCCTGCAACCGGTGGAAGGCCCGATGAATCTGGGAGGTGACGGCATTATGTTCAATAATGCAGGTTACCCCTCTGTTATGTTTATAGAGCGCCACCTCAGCCCCTATTGGCACTCCGGCGAAGATGTGATCGGCAATCTGGACTTTCAATATGCCCACCAGATCATGAGCGCTGCCACAGCAACGACTGCTGTATTCGCCAATCAGCCTATTGCAGTGGGGGAAGTAAGCGTGTTTGACACTGGCACCGGAAACTCCCTGCTGGCGCAATGGGGCAGCTCTCCCGATCCTGAAGTGAGCCATTACGCCGTATATTGTGGTGCCGATATAAACGCCATGACCTTCTGGCAAAATGTAAATGAAACACAATGCCTCATCACTGGACTAATTGAAGGACAATATTACCATATCGCAGTCGCAGCGGTGAACTCAGCAGGATATTCCAGCATCCGCGCTTTTGCTGATGGGACACCACTTTCGGTGCCCTTAACTCCGCAAAATTTGAAGGATTTTCCTACTTCCGGAGCTATCACAATCACCTGGGATCTAAACACAGAATTGGATCTGGCAAGTTACAACATTTACCGAGCGCTGGGTCCGGATGAAACCTTAGCAATGATCGGCACTGTTCCCGCTCCTCAAACCTCCTTCACCGATACGGAGGTGAGCAGCAATCTGGAGTATTATTACTACAGCGTAAGCGCAATTGATACCCAAAATCAGCAAAGCCCCCTCTCTGAAGCTGTTACCAGCCGCATGGTTTCGCTCGATAGAGGTATTTACGTGATCGACGAGAGCAAGAACTTTGGAGGCTCATCTCCTTTTCAACCAACAGATCTGGCTGTGGATGATTTTTATGCCGCACTTCTGGAAGGCTATGCGCATGTCCAGCATTTGGATCTGGAAGAGTATAGCGGTACTCTTAGGTTGGCGGATATCGGCATTTATTCATCAATTTTATGGCATGGAAACGACAATTCAGATTTTACTTATCCCTATCATCTAAAAGATGTCTTGAGGCAATATGTCTTTTGGGGCGGCAAAGTGTTTTTCAGCGTCTATTTTCCCAGCAAAGCCTTTGAGCTGAATGCGGGCTATCCCGCATTGTTTCCATCTGATAGCTTCATGAATGAAGTACTGGGGATCGGAGGGGTATATTACAGCGTGGGAGCTCGTTTCAAATACGCAATTCCCAGCCAAGAAAACTATCTTTCTCTTCAGGTGGATAACCTCAAAACTTTGGCAAGCTGGCAAGGGCACATCTTTTGTGTTGAGGGCTTAGAGCCTGTGAATCCTGAAGAGAGTATTTTCATATATGCTTCGGATTACAGTTCCAGCAGTGGTCAGGGTATCTTGAATGGAAGCAGTGTAGGAGTGCATCACTATTATGGAGCAGGGCAAACGGTTTGCGTCAGCTTTCCTCTCTACAACATGCAGGTACCAGCTTCGGAAGCTTTGATGGATTATGTATTTGGGACTCTTTTCAACGAGTCCACGGAAGTTCCGGAAGACCAGGTACCGCCAATATTCGGATTTTCTATACTGCCAAATTATCCCAATCCGTTTAATACCGTTACCACCATCAAGTATTCATTAAATGAACCGGGACCAATATCCTTAGACATCTACAACTTGAAGGGGCAGTTGGTCAAGACGCTATTTCGTGGAAATGCTGATAAGGGTAATCATACAATATCTTGGAATGGAACCGATAACTCCGGCAATGCTTGTTCAAGCGGTGTTTATTTCTACAAACTAAGAACCTCTAGTAGAACAATGGTTCGTAAAATGTTGATGTTAAAATAGTTGTGAAGAATCAGGGGAGGGAGTTATTCCCTTCCCTGTCTTTAAAGAAGCAATCATGAGACTAAGAAAACTGGCATTGTTGATGCTCATAATATCGCTTTTATCCGCCCTTGAAGCTCTCACCCGCATTGTTGATATCGATGGCACAGGTCAGTATACATCTATACAAGCGGCGATCAATGTATCCTCACCGGGTGATACTGTGCTGGTATATCCAGGTAGGTATTATGAAAATGTTTATATCCAGACTAACAACATCAGTCTGTTCAGCTTGGAAGTGCTTACCAATAATCCCGCCTACATTGACTCGACAATTATTGATGGAAGACACTTTACTAACGGATGCAATACAACACTGCCATCGCTTCAGCGATGGAACTGCTGAATGCCATCATCAAGATCAGGGAGCCGGAGAAGCTGAATCCTGCAGAACAAGCCGCGTATGCCTTCGCTTGCTCCTCTTTGCCCAAAATGCTCTATCTCTTTGCACCGCATATTGCCGAAGAGCTGTGGCAGGTTTTGCAGCAGAATAAGTTGCTGCACGAAAGCGGTTTGCCGGTTTACGATCCGCAGCATCTGATCCGCAATAGCATTACCTACGTTGTGCAGATCAATGGTAAAATCCGTGGCAAACTGGAAGTAGCAGCCGATACAGATGCCGATACCATTAAAGCCCTAGCCTTGGCAGTGGAGAATGTGCAACGCAGCCTGGAAGGTATGAACATAAAGAAGATCATCGTTGTCCCGGGTAAAATGGTGTCCATTGCCGCAGGGTAGATAGATTAGAGCTTGATTACTTTCAGGTTTTTCGCATTACTGCCAGACTTAATTCTGATAATGTATAAACCAACAGGGGCTTAGCAGCACTAATAGTATTTCCACCCCAGACCATTGCATTCTATCAGTTGTTAAACAATGCTGCAATCCTCTGTGGAATCACTTGTGTCTGTAACAGAAGACCAATATTCTGAAAAGCTCTTCTTTGCGCCTCTTCGTAATTTGAGGCCACACCCTTTTGATTTACCATTTTTTCCCGGTAGTATTCAGTGCCGGTAAGCGAATCAGTTATGCTAAGGTCAACTTCTACCAGAACTGTTACCGCTTCCATTCCGCTGATTTGTTTTCCTTTGTAGCAAGAACTGTTAATTGTGATAAACAAATCGGCAGAATCATTATCAACTGTTTGTATTCCGATATCTACAAGTGATTTTTCAATAAAGGAACTCAAGGTAGCCTTGTTGATTAGCCTATTCTGTAAGTCTGTATTCAGCTCAGATATTTTTACTTTTAACGGTTGACAGTATATTCTCAAGATGCCTTTAGCCGGTTTGAAGTCAGGATAATAAATTCTTGCAACTCTTGACTTGATAGATGTTAGCAAGGAATCCATGTTTATACTGGCTTCAATGCAATCATCTTGAGATCTGAGATACATTTTACTAATTTTAAAATCTATCTTACCCGCAGCGTCTGTTACTGCATAATTAGTTACTTTCCCCAATCCACCAATTTGGATAAAGCTAATCGGGATACCACTTATTGGTACTTTATTATTGTTCATTAACATGCTTACTAACAAGGGAATGGATATGTCAATATCCTTACCTTTCTTACAATTTACAGCACTTGAAGCAAATTCTATCAGAACATTATTCTGTAGTTCATTAATCATTTGAATAATCTTTTGATCTAAATTTATTTCCTTACCCCATGAAGCAACTTTCAAAGTTTCACCGATGTAAGGGCTGATTGCATTAAAGGCCAGATAGAGATTCTGTATGGCAACAACATACAAGCTCTTCTCAAGATTTTCAAGGCTTTGCTCATAAAATCCTCTGCCAATATTCAAAGCAGATTCAATCCTTTCGCTCCTAATCCTCTGATATTCCGCTTTTGATAACCGGTAATAAACCCAATACTCTTTCTTATTGCTCCATGAGTCAACTAATTCTATATTCTCAATTTTTACATCAGTTGAAGTCTGGGTTCTGGTCATCGAATAATCCCTTACTACACCTGTGTCCTCTGTAAATTTGCTCTCAGATTCGCCTTTTACGTAAACCTCGATTTGGGTCGCTATATCATTATATGCGGCGTTCTTAGCCTGGTTCTGATAGTCTTTGTTACCTGCAATGATGCTGCGTCCTATGCCTATGTAATAACCACTTTCATTGGGGTGTTGGGTAATCCATAAAGGCGGTTTAACCGAAGCAAAGATAGGTGCGGTCATTATAAAAAACAGGGTTGTAAGATATTTAATTATCATAAAAAACCTGAGGTCACCCGGATGTTTCCGGATGACCTCATTTCCAGCTAATCTGTTTGCTGCTTAAGCTTGTCAGCAGCAGTTTTTTCTTGTTTTGCCGTAGTTATTGCTGCAGCATATTTCTTACTGCTGGGATTGAGCTTATAGGCTTCTTTTAGATTGAGAATACTATCATCACATTGACCTACATACATTTGCAACAAACCAAGATTGTAAAAAGCCTTGGCTTGGATTTTGGGGAGTAAGGCGGGTTTTTTAGTAGCATCAGTAAACATAATCAAAGCTTCGTTTGTTTCTCCAATTTGAACTTGCTTAATCGCTAAACCCAACTCTGGTAGATTTTTCGCATCTGTTTCAAATTTAGCTTCTACCATAACATCGTAGGGGACAACCAGTTTCATAAACTGATTGCTAATGTCATTGGTAGCAGCCGTATATAAGCTGTTTACATCAATCGCCGCAGGTTGCTTATTATCAGCCTTTTTTGTGCTGTACCTTGCAGACATTAGTTCTTTTACGCCGATTATTTTAGCAGTTTGAACATCACTTATTCTGACATTAACACCTAACGTGTAAGTTCCTGTTCTTGTGTAAACTCGGACATTGTATTTTTGCTTAGTCTCATAGTTTTCTCTTACTACATCTTCAAAGGTAACCGTTTCTTTGTAATTATCGGTGGAGACCCTGCCAAACACCAATGCGGCAGCTCCAAGAAATTGACCCAATTGAGCAGAGCTGTTTTCATCGATAAGCCCTGAATTGCTGAGCTTGTGTTCTGACAATATCCCCTTAAGGTTTTGTCTATCCACAACTGCCTCAAAATAACTGGAATTTACCAACTTTGTTGTAAACATGTCCATTAGGTCATTTGCATGATCTCCTTCACCACCGGTTAAATCACCTAATGCAATCTTCTTGAAGTTCTTCATGTTTACTTCTGCCGGCCTTTTTACCGTCATCTTAACTGCTGTTGTTGCACAAGCAACCACAATTAACAGAACTGTTACTACTGCGATCCACTTTACCAATCTCATGGTAACCTCCATATAGTTATTTTTGTGAGCTGGTATATCTAAAGTTAATTTGTTAGAAGTGTTTGTTTAACGATATTTATCACACATTTTGGAGCAGAAATTGCTATCGCTTTGATTCCCTTGTTTATGGATTTAGTGCGATGTTGCTTAATAATAACACGAGTGCTAACGGTTGCGATATTAGTTCTCAGTTGGTTTATACATGCAATTGTGCGCATCGGTAATTGTTGATGATAAAAGTGTGAAATTGGTGAGGCTGTTAAATGTGTAGCGTTAGGTCTGGGGTATAAACAGCTTGCTCTGGGCTTGTATAAAACGGGACGCTTATCTACAAAATGATCGGGGGGGGGGGGGGCAAGACACTGTATAACAAGAAGATGCAGAATAAACAGCTAACTTAGATAGTAAGGACACTACAGTTCCCATGCCGTTCACTACTTCAGCAATTTTCAGATATTTCAAGTTTCTGAGCATAACTTATCCTTCAAACAATTTTAGCCATATATTTTAAGATCATGTCCCACTGGTCTTTGCCACAATTAATCTGCAGCCTTAAGACATTCAA
The sequence above is drawn from the Candidatus Cloacimonadaceae bacterium genome and encodes:
- a CDS encoding class I tRNA ligase family protein, with the protein product MQYNTAIASAMELLNAIIKIREPEKLNPAEQAAYAFACSSLPKMLYLFAPHIAEELWQVLQQNKLLHESGLPVYDPQHLIRNSITYVVQINGKIRGKLEVAADTDADTIKALALAVENVQRSLEGMNIKKIIVVPGKMVSIAAG
- a CDS encoding M20/M25/M40 family metallo-hydrolase — its product is MKKFYFLFACIFAISILVAQYYEPIPEILNLISLINADTLAAHVQHLQNYQTRHALAGNQLQIATWIGNQLQSYGISNTYMQEYQHLGTTQYNVIATIPGYLHPGRYVIVSAHYDSQSLNSSNYTWAPGADDNASGTAGLLEMARVMKLMVYQPRCTIRFIAFSAEEGNGWGSEEYCDYALSENHDIRISVNLDMIASNQPVTNEFRVVPFTGSPLHCKEAIAFSEPYTSLQPVEGPMNLGGDGIMFNNAGYPSVMFIERHLSPYWHSGEDVIGNLDFQYAHQIMSAATATTAVFANQPIAVGEVSVFDTGTGNSLLAQWGSSPDPEVSHYAVYCGADINAMTFWQNVNETQCLITGLIEGQYYHIAVAAVNSAGYSSIRAFADGTPLSVPLTPQNLKDFPTSGAITITWDLNTELDLASYNIYRALGPDETLAMIGTVPAPQTSFTDTEVSSNLEYYYYSVSAIDTQNQQSPLSEAVTSRMVSLDRGIYVIDESKNFGGSSPFQPTDLAVDDFYAALLEGYAHVQHLDLEEYSGTLRLADIGIYSSILWHGNDNSDFTYPYHLKDVLRQYVFWGGKVFFSVYFPSKAFELNAGYPALFPSDSFMNEVLGIGGVYYSVGARFKYAIPSQENYLSLQVDNLKTLASWQGHIFCVEGLEPVNPEESIFIYASDYSSSSGQGILNGSSVGVHHYYGAGQTVCVSFPLYNMQVPASEALMDYVFGTLFNESTEVPEDQVPPIFGFSILPNYPNPFNTVTTIKYSLNEPGPISLDIYNLKGQLVKTLFRGNADKGNHTISWNGTDNSGNACSSGVYFYKLRTSSRTMVRKMLMLK
- a CDS encoding CsgG/HfaB family protein; amino-acid sequence: MRLVKWIAVVTVLLIVVACATTAVKMTVKRPAEVNMKNFKKIALGDLTGGEGDHANDLMDMFTTKLVNSSYFEAVVDRQNLKGILSEHKLSNSGLIDENSSAQLGQFLGAAALVFGRVSTDNYKETVTFEDVVRENYETKQKYNVRVYTRTGTYTLGVNVRISDVQTAKIIGVKELMSARYSTKKADNKQPAAIDVNSLYTAATNDISNQFMKLVVPYDVMVEAKFETDAKNLPELGLAIKQVQIGETNEALIMFTDATKKPALLPKIQAKAFYNLGLLQMYVGQCDDSILNLKEAYKLNPSSKKYAAAITTAKQEKTAADKLKQQTD
- a CDS encoding LPP20 family lipoprotein, which encodes MTAPIFASVKPPLWITQHPNESGYYIGIGRSIIAGNKDYQNQAKNAAYNDIATQIEVYVKGESESKFTEDTGVVRDYSMTRTQTSTDVKIENIELVDSWSNKKEYWVYYRLSKAEYQRIRSERIESALNIGRGFYEQSLENLEKSLYVVAIQNLYLAFNAISPYIGETLKVASWGKEINLDQKIIQMINELQNNVLIEFASSAVNCKKGKDIDISIPLLVSMLMNNNKVPISGIPISFIQIGGLGKVTNYAVTDAAGKIDFKISKMYLRSQDDCIEASINMDSLLTSIKSRVARIYYPDFKPAKGILRIYCQPLKVKISELNTDLQNRLINKATLSSFIEKSLVDIGIQTVDNDSADLFITINSSCYKGKQISGMEAVTVLVEVDLSITDSLTGTEYYREKMVNQKGVASNYEEAQRRAFQNIGLLLQTQVIPQRIAALFNN